The Gloeobacter morelensis MG652769 genome contains the following window.
CGGCCACGTCGCTCAGTGCCTCGAACGGAAAGCCGTCATCTTCCAGCGCGCGCGTTCCCGGCAACGGGGCCAGCGCGATGCCGTCGCTCGGAAGCGATTCAAACGGCAGTTCCGGCGCCTCGGTTCGGGCCAGACGCTCCCAGCCGGATGATGCTGCGCGGCGTATCGCTGCCCTGCCGCTCATCGCTTGCTCCGCTTGGCCGGGGCGTTCGCCGGGGTGAGCGTGATGGCGCGCCCTTCGTATTCGTCGAGAAAGCGCCGGATGGCGAGCCGCACCGCATATTGCAGCGGAAGCGGCGGGCGCTGTGCCTGCGCCAGTGCGCACAGAGCGTCGTAGTCTTGCGCGTCGAGCGAGACGGTAAAACGCTTGAGCGTGGTCGGGTCGGGCATTCGGTGAGGCCTAGAATCCATACGGACGGGGTAACGACTCAAGGTTTACATAAAAATGCACCAGAATGCACCACCGGAATGCCGCGCGCCTCCTGTGGAAAACTGCATCCAAGGCCGCGCCTTGGTCGTGATCCAGCGGCGAAACGCTGATCTGGTGTCCAGAGGGCCGGAACGCTCTCTGGTCGTGGGTTCAGGGGCGCGAAAGCCTCTGACGGCATCCAAACGGCGCACGGTTGGTCGATGGGTGTCCAGAGGGAGAGCGAACTCTCCCACGGTCTCCATGAAGTGGTCTGGGTGTCGGGGCAGGAACGCCCTGACGAGTGGGGTTCAGGGGGCGCGACAGCCCCTTTAGCGATGGGTGCAGGGAGATCGAAATCTCCCGCTCGTGGTCAATCGGCGAAACGATTGCTGGCGCGGGAAGGCTCAATGCCTGATCTGCGCCACAGGCCGGGAGGGATGCAACGGGAGGCGCGCAGCGGGCCTCCCTTGCCAAGATGGCGTTGTACTACAACGCACATCTTGCGGCCCTCCAAATTGGTCAAACCGGGTGCGTAGTACGATCAGCGCTTTGTACTACAGGCCAAGCTCAAACATCGGGGGCCGGAGCCTCTTCACGATTTCCGTAATCGTATCCTCCTGAACGAGTCGCGCTCTGCTATACAAGACGCGCCCAATGCAAACGCCTCTGCCATACGTCGCGCCCTCGAAGGGACTTATCCGCTCTCTGGAAACGGATGTGAGGATGCTCGCGCATGAACGGCTCTCCGACATGCTGCGCTGCTATCAGGCGCTCCACGGCTTCGATGATGAAACCATCGCCATGCAGATGAACGCCTGTCCAAGCGTTCTCGGCATTCGTGGTCGGGATGACGACGTTCACGCCCCGATCAGCGCCGCAAAAGTCACGCGCTTCAAGGACCGCAAGACAAGGCCGCAATCCCAGACACTGGACCAGATGACGGCATTTTTTGAGGAGCGACTCGGCGCTCACCCCTTACTCTTCTGGGCGGATATGGATGACGTGTTGACCGCACTCCACGATGCGCGGCGCTTTCGCAAGGAGCGGACCCGCAAAGACCTGATCGACCTCGCAACAGGCTGGCTGTTCGCCGATCTCTTCGCGCCCACCTGCGCGATGGCCTTCCAGCTTACGCCACTGGCCAACAACCCCATCATCCTCACGCGCGGACGGATCGCCGTGTTTGAGGAAGAAAAGCCCGGACAGCGCGCCGTGACGGACGTTTGCATACATGGGTATGCAACGCTCACCGCGAAGAACCTGAACCTGCACATGCGCGATAGCACGGGACGGCAGTTCATCGTCACCATCGACGTGGACGCCGGACCCTTTGAGGACGACAGCGAGGATACGCCGTATCTCGTCATCAAGCAGGTGCGCATCCATCTGCCCCCGGAGTTCGGCGCGAATTTCCCGCCGCTCTTCGTCAAGGCCCGCACGGTGCGCAGCCGGGAGGGTTATTCGCTCCATCTGACCGAACAGGATTCCGGGATGAACGGCAGGCCGATGGCCGCGTCATTCTTCAGCTTCGGCAAGGTCGAATGGGATGCCATTCAACTGATTGCTTGGGGCGACAAGCAGGTGGACATGCTCAGCGCAAACCTCGATCCAAGCCTGGCACGCCTCGGACTTCTCAGCCCCGAACCCGCGCGGGATGACGATGACCGCCTCATGGCCGCGACCGACTTCGGGCGGAAGATTGGCGATCTCAAATTCCTGATCCAGATTGTCGAGAACAAGCTGGCCGAACGATTCTGACGGGCGCTAACGCCCTGAAGACAATGCCAGAAACAAAATCCGAAAAATCACGAGTCGTTTTGTCGGAGCCTTGAACCGAACCCTTTCCATAACGGCGCGCACGCCGCGCCGCCGGAAAGGACGGACCCATGGGCGCTTGCGCACTTTGCATCATCGAAGAGACCTGCACCCGAACGCCGCTGGTCACAGACCGTGAATTGGCCGATCCCGCCTTCATCCGCTGTCTGCGCGATCTCTGCTTCAGCCTGAACGTCTCAAGCTATCACTGGCTCGACTTCCTGACCGATCTCTACCGGGATTATCGCGGCTGCATCGTCGATGAGGCGGGCCGCACGGTCCTGCTCGATATGGAAGTGTTCGAAGTGCCGCATATCCGCGACTGGTTCCGCGATTTCTGCTGCACCCCATGTCCACCGAACATCACGCCCTACGTGCGGGGAGAGGCGAAGGAACGTGTGCGGATTTTGGGGACGATACTGAAAACTTAAAAAAAGCAAGAACGGCATTACTTACACAGCAAGCCCTAGGCGACTTAAACGCTTGATCTAGAGACAAGAGATTCCAAACTTTCCAGAAGATCATCATACAAGAGGATGTCGAGATTTTTTAGTGAGTCACAGAGTATGCGAAAATCATCTTGCAACTTTTTCGATTTTAACTGCTCTCGCTTTCCCGCAATTATAAAACCGCGCGGCCTAACGATGTTAACCTCTATGCCTTTATGTTTTCGGATATCATTTGTCAGCGCGTCCGCGTTCCTTTGAGACTGATGGATGTAGTTTTCCGTTTGAGCAATTGCCTTAGAAATTTCCGTATCCCAATAATAATTATTGCGACTTGCGTCTAGTTTCATCAAATTTGTGGACGGCTTTTTTATCTCATAGATATCCAAATAACCATATGGGTCTATCAAAAGAAAATCAGGAAATTTCCCTTGAAGGGAAACACTCTCTTTTTGCAGAACTTCCCCGTAGCTGTGTCGCAAAATCAGAATGTATTCAGTGAGAAAATCCTGCCAAGTTGATTCGTTTTGGACATCCTTGGCAAGTTTCCTGCGAAACTCCTCTAAGACCTTTTTCAAATAGATCGTTTTTCCGGCGTCTAGCGAGTCATAGACGACCTTTAGTTTCTTTTTGGACCGCAGCGTTCCGGTTATTGAAGACAGATATTCAGGAATGAAGCTTTCAAGGGCTGCTTGATCTTGTTCACTCAGGTTTTGAACAAGTTTAGGGCTCTCTAGAATCTTTGCGATGCTACCGCCAGAATACGCTGGAACAGCTTCATACATGTCTTTGAACTGAGTTAGAGCACCCCCCAATATACGTTGCGTTTCCGCGCGCATCTCTTCATTTCTTGCCTTTCTGATTGTCCGCGCCGCTTCACCTGCTTTCGATAATACAAGCTGCGAAAGCGACAGCTTCACGCTCTTTCCTCGCGCATCAAGCTTCGAATCTCGCGAGGCAGTTACAGTAAGATCGATAGACTTTTCGTATCTTCTGTAAATTTCATCAATGATACTCTTGCCGCCAGCAGTCAGGCCATATCCTTCTTTGTAAAATCCTGAAGGCATCCTTTCAAAACCGACTAACTTTATGGGAGTCCGGACTTTTTGGGAGTTATTGCTGTCTTGGACAAGATGGTACTCACCGATCTTAGTATTGGGATCGATGCGGTAGACCAACGTTCCATCCTTATTCTTGTGTATGATAATCTTTCTCTTCATAATTGCATGATTTTATACAGAAATGGTCGGCACCGCCATGATAATCGCTCTCGAACTAACAATGAGCATCAACCGATTCGACAGCCATAAACGTATCCCCCTAAACTCGCACCGCGCCTGACGTAGCCTCTCCTTCACGAAAGGAGTCGCCGTCATGCAGCCATGGCATCAACAGCAACACCATCAAAACCAAGCCGGACGGTCGATCTTCATGTCGAGCGTCATCGGCCTCTCGAACGTCATCGCGGTGGTGGTCGCCTTCTTCGCCACGCCCGTTGCGTATAACCGCACGGTCGGCTGGGTCCAGCTCTTCACCTCGAACCATTACGGCTACGGCTTCGAAGACATCACCGCCTTCGTCTGGTGGCTGATTGTCGCGCTGCTGATCTTCTTTTTCGCCCGCGCCTCAATCTCCACCGCCCTCGTGATGGGCGGTCTGGCGATTGCGGCACGTTTCCTCTGATCCCTGATCCTCAACCGCAGAAAGGAGCAACACGCATGTTCACCAAGCATAAGAAAACCGGGCACGGCTATCACGTCCGCCCGTTTGAAACCCACAAGAAGGTCATCGACTGGGAAGCGGTCGGCGGCGCGGCATTCCTTGCCATTCTCGCGCTCTGCATCATCGGCTGGCTCACTACCTGAAGCGCCCTGACAGCCATGCTCTCCCCCTCGAAGCCGGGCCGCTCTCAAGCGTCCCGGCTTTTTTCATCTGAAAGCCTTCGCCCATGATCTCAGACCGCAATGAGCATTACCGCTTCGGCTCCGCCGCTTTCGCCGATGCACGGGAATTGGCGGATGCTGGCTTCTTCCGGCAAACGCCCACTGCGCTCTTTGTCGGCTTCTCGGGCGGGAAGCCTCTTTGGTATCACGGCGCGGGCGGACTTCTGCTCACTGCCGGGGCGCGTTCGGGCAAGCTCCGGGATATTCTCGCATATAATCTCTGCTCCGGTATCTACAGCGGCGGCTCGCTGCTGGCGCTCGACATGAAAGGCGAACTGGCCGCGATCTCACAGGATCAAACGCCGGACGGCAAATTCTGCGCGTACTGGAATCCGCTCGGCCTGCACGGCCTCCCGCAGAACAGGCTGAACCCCGTCTCCTACATCCGACAGGGATCAAACACGCTGGTTTCAGACGTGAAGGTCTTCACCGAGAACATGATCCCGCTCTCCGGCTCGGCCAATGGCAAGTATTTCGAGCTGCGGGCGCGGGAACTGGTCGAAGCCCTGATCCTGACGCTGGTTGAACGGCACGGCGCGCTGACGCTGCCTGACCTGTACCGCGTCATCAACCTGATCCCCGGCAACGGCGAAGAATGGCTGGACTTCGCTTACGGGATGCATATTTCCGCATTCCCGCTGGCGCGGCGCGTCGAAGAAGAAATCAATCAATCCCGCAAGGACACGTCAAGCGGCGGCTTCCAAGGCATTCTGGGCGAAGTGTTCAAGGGCTTCTCATGCCTTTCGGACCCGGTTCTGCTCGAATCCGTCTCACCGCCTTACGACTTCGATTGTTCGGCGCTCACGGACTCTTCCCAACGCTGGCAGGTCTATCTCATGCCGCCCGCCGAGTTTGTCGATGCGTGGTCGCCCGTCATCAAGGCGATCTTCGTGTCCGCGATGATCTACAAGTCGCGCGCGCCGTCTGCGCCGCAGCAGACTTGGATTCTCGATGAATGCGCACAGCTTAATAACTTCCCGCTGGTGGTGAAGCTCTTCACCTATGGCGCGGGGATCGGCATTCGCCCGTGGGCGGTCTTTCAGTCTACGGATCAGATGAATGCGCTGGGGCCAAACGCCAAGAACATCGTCACCTCAAGCGCCGCCTTGCAAATCTACTTCGCCCTGCGCGAGATTGGCTCTGCGAAAGACGTGTCCACCATGCTGGGCACGCAGACCTTGGAATTTAACGACGCGCTGCAACAGGGACAGAGCCGCTTGGCCAAGGGCCGTATCCTGCAATCGCTGCTGACAGGCGAAGACCCGCTCGCAGCCGGGATCGCCTTCAATCATTTCAAACAGGCCGAACATCACCGCTCGAAGCAATCGCGCCCGCTGCAAACGCCGGATGAGGTGCTGAACGCGCGGCGTGATAGCGCCTTCCTCTTCACCGATGCCGTGCAGCATCCGGTGCTGGCGCAGCGCCAAGCCTATTACGCGCAAAGCTTCATGGCGGGGCGGTTTCATCCGAACCCGTATCACCCTCCCGCAGACCGCGTGCGCGTTACACTCGGCCTCGGACGATCAGGCTGGCTGAATGTCAAACGGGAGGCCGTTCCGCGCCGCTTCGCGCACTTCCCGCAATACGCAAACGGTCAGTGGTCGGTCGTCCGGTGAGAGAAGGATAGGACGTGGCCAAGGATACAGGGATCGGAAGCTATTCATACGCCAACCGCGCCGATCTTCCGGGCGGGGAGCCGAGCTTCTATGCCAACGCCCCGAAAACGCGCGACGCCTTCGACAACGCCCGCGATCCGCTGATTGCCGAACAGAAGCGCGATCTGGAAAAGAGCGAAGCGCAGCGCCGCTTTGAACAGAGCCGCCGCACGGACTCTGGCTTGGACCGGGGCTCGGACATGATCCGCCGCGATCAACCCAAGCCCGTCCTGAAACCTTCGCCTGCGCTCTCGATGGGGCCAGACCGCGCCGCCTTCAACCGCGCTTGGTCGGATGAGCATCGCGCCGCGCGCAAGAAGGACAAACACCAAGGGGCGGACCCGTTGCCGGAAACCTCCGCTTACACGCCGCCGCTGCAACAGGTGCGCGTCACCTTCGCGTTCCGCGAAATCGAAACGCGCGAAACTTTCACCGAGTCCCGCCGCCTATCGGCCAAGACCGCGCGCAAGCGCGAAACGCAATCCCGCTAACGAAAGGAGCATCCCATGAACGACCGCAATCATGATCCCGGCCAACAGCCGCAACAGCAAGAGAGTAACGGACCCGCCGATGTGCTGCGCGATGGCAACATCAAAGCGACCATCTGGAAGAATGAACGCGAGAACGGCCCTTCGTACAACACCACCTTCGCCCGCACTTGGCAGGATGAAAGCGGTGCATACAGGGATAGTCACTCCTTCTCGGGCACCGAACTCCTGCGCGTCTCCGAACTTGCGCGCGGCGCTTACGCCCGCACGAACGAACTCCGGCAAGAACATCGGCAGGAGCTTGAAGTCGAAATCACACGCGATGACGAAGACACGCCGCCGCAAGATCAGCGCGAAACCTTCAGGTCCAAGCGCGGGGCGCAAGAGCAAGAGGCTCGAAGTCAAACGGTGAGCCGCCGGAAGTAGAGAACATTCACACTAGGAATATTTTCTTGCCATCGAAGAAATGTTCTGGTATTGTTCTCACTAGAAATCGGCGGCCCCATTTTGCGTTTTGAGCGCACTGGGGCCGCCTTTTTTTTCACCACAACATGAAAGGAAAACCCAAACGATGAAGACTCATCCATCGACTGCCAGCCCCAAAAACAAGCCCATCGAAGTCATCCGGGACGGTGTGCTGAAAGCCACCATCTGGGAGAACGAAAGCGAGAACGGCGTGATCTACTCGACGACGCTCGCGCGGACCTATCACGCGAACGATGGCTCACTGAAAGACGCACACAGCTTCTCGGGAAGCGAATTGCTGCGCGTCGCCGAACTCGCGCGCCAAGCCTATGCGGCGGTGAATGCGTATCGCCGCGATCATGCGCCGGAGCCTGAACCTCAACATGAAGAGAGCCTGACCGATGCGTATCACAACGCGCTCTAACCCGCTCAAAGCACGCCCGGAAGGTTCCGGGCGTGCGCCACCCGAACCGCACGGACAACCGCCATGACCGACAAGACACCTATCCACGAAAGAGACCCGACGCCGCCTACGCTGGCCATTCAATTCGATGCGCAGGAATTTGCGCACTTCCTCGATGAGAGCGATCTGACTCACAATCAGAAGCTGGAATACGTCCAGACCATCTGGGGCATCGTGCTGCAATTCATCGACATGGGCTTTGGCATCCATCCGCTTCAGCAAGCCTGTGGACAGTTTGAGGACGCTGCCCTTCTTTGCGGCGATCCCGATTCGGATGCGTTAGACTCTCCCCATTCAGAATTTTGCAAAGACTTCGAGCGCGCGGGGCTTTCCCTGTGCCCGAAACGGATTCAACACATGCAGGGAGGGGACACGCCATGACTGCTCAGACCACCAAACCAAAAACCACCACCGCCACCGCCGTCATTTATGCGCGCGTCTCCAGCGTCGCGCAGATGCAGAAAGGCCACGGCCTCGGCTCGCAGGAAACGCGCTGCCGGGAGTTCGCCCGGATGAAGGGCTATGAGGTCGCGGAAGTCTTCTGCGATGAAGCCGTTTCCGGCGGGATCATCGACCGCCCCGGAATGCTCGCGATGCTCAAATACCTCAAAGCCAATCGCCGCACCGAGCATGTCGTCCTGATCGACGATATCTCGCGCCTCGCGCGGGATATGAAAGCCCACCTCGATCTGCGCGATGCGATTGCAGCAGCAGGCGGGCGGCTCGAAAGCCCGTCGATTGAGTTTGGCGAAGATTCCGATTCGATCCTCGTTGAAAACCTGCTGGCCTCCGTCTCACAGCATCAGCGCCAGAAAAATGCAGAGCAAACCCGCAACAGGATGCGCGCGCGGATTCAGAACGGCTACTGGCCCTTCATCTCCTGCATTGGCTTCAAGCACATCCATTCACCGGGACAGGGCAAGGTGCTGGTGCGCGATGAACCGCTAGCCTCGATCCTCCAAGAGGGTCTGGAAGGCTACGCCTCGGGCCGCTTTGCATCGCAAGCCGAAGTGAAGCGCTTCTTTGAAAGCTTCCCGGCCTTCCCGAAGGACCGTTACGGCGTGGTGCGCAACCAGTTCGTGACCGACATTCTGACCAAGCCACTCTATGCGGGTTACGTCGAAGCGCCCGATTGGGGCGTCTCGCTCCGTAAGGGCCAGCATGACGGGCTGATCAGCTTCGAGACCTTCGAGCGCATCCAGAAGCGTCTGAGGGACGGCGCGCGGGCACCCGCACGGCCTGATCTCAATGCCGACTTCCCGCTGCGTGGTGCGATCACCTGCGCCTGCTGCGAGCGGCCCCTGACGGCCTCATGGTCCAAGAGCAAGACGGGCGTTCGGCATCCTTACTATTCCTGTTTCAACCGCACTTGCCCGGAAAAGGGCAAGTCGATCCGCCGCGATCTGATCGAAGGCGACTT
Protein-coding sequences here:
- a CDS encoding Shedu immune nuclease family protein is translated as MVYRIDPNTKIGEYHLVQDSNNSQKVRTPIKLVGFERMPSGFYKEGYGLTAGGKSIIDEIYRRYEKSIDLTVTASRDSKLDARGKSVKLSLSQLVLSKAGEAARTIRKARNEEMRAETQRILGGALTQFKDMYEAVPAYSGGSIAKILESPKLVQNLSEQDQAALESFIPEYLSSITGTLRSKKKLKVVYDSLDAGKTIYLKKVLEEFRRKLAKDVQNESTWQDFLTEYILILRHSYGEVLQKESVSLQGKFPDFLLIDPYGYLDIYEIKKPSTNLMKLDASRNNYYWDTEISKAIAQTENYIHQSQRNADALTNDIRKHKGIEVNIVRPRGFIIAGKREQLKSKKLQDDFRILCDSLKNLDILLYDDLLESLESLVSRSSV
- a CDS encoding type IV secretory system conjugative DNA transfer family protein yields the protein MISDRNEHYRFGSAAFADARELADAGFFRQTPTALFVGFSGGKPLWYHGAGGLLLTAGARSGKLRDILAYNLCSGIYSGGSLLALDMKGELAAISQDQTPDGKFCAYWNPLGLHGLPQNRLNPVSYIRQGSNTLVSDVKVFTENMIPLSGSANGKYFELRARELVEALILTLVERHGALTLPDLYRVINLIPGNGEEWLDFAYGMHISAFPLARRVEEEINQSRKDTSSGGFQGILGEVFKGFSCLSDPVLLESVSPPYDFDCSALTDSSQRWQVYLMPPAEFVDAWSPVIKAIFVSAMIYKSRAPSAPQQTWILDECAQLNNFPLVVKLFTYGAGIGIRPWAVFQSTDQMNALGPNAKNIVTSSAALQIYFALREIGSAKDVSTMLGTQTLEFNDALQQGQSRLAKGRILQSLLTGEDPLAAGIAFNHFKQAEHHRSKQSRPLQTPDEVLNARRDSAFLFTDAVQHPVLAQRQAYYAQSFMAGRFHPNPYHPPADRVRVTLGLGRSGWLNVKREAVPRRFAHFPQYANGQWSVVR